The Deltaproteobacteria bacterium genome window below encodes:
- a CDS encoding efflux RND transporter periplasmic adaptor subunit yields the protein MHSHVLHDAWAEYRRAQADLTRRLAEFAHAEKTVQRAERLYRDKAISFQELSRVQVERTAAEQMLNAAKAEVRRTEEALEHLGLSPLKHAPRGEAGEQIPVTSPLAGAVLEKHATSGTAVTPGMPLFVVSDLSTLWALAEIDETQLSQMKVGLPVALRVAAYPQESFPGTVVFIGDMLDPKTRRVTVRCSGGGRRSPGARCRRGRTAHRLPSGKRHDGCSRRSTGALSVQIRTRADHHRVRRSRSALLRPPTRHRAAR from the coding sequence ATTCATAGTCATGTTCTCCACGACGCCTGGGCCGAGTACCGCCGCGCCCAAGCCGATCTGACACGGCGACTCGCCGAGTTCGCTCATGCCGAGAAAACGGTCCAGCGTGCGGAACGGCTCTACCGCGATAAAGCCATCTCGTTCCAGGAATTGTCGCGGGTGCAGGTAGAACGCACTGCGGCAGAACAGATGCTGAACGCGGCCAAGGCCGAAGTGCGTCGCACGGAAGAAGCGCTGGAGCACTTGGGGCTCTCCCCGCTCAAGCACGCACCGCGCGGAGAAGCCGGCGAACAAATTCCCGTCACCAGCCCGCTGGCCGGGGCCGTACTGGAAAAGCACGCAACCAGCGGCACGGCGGTCACGCCGGGCATGCCGCTCTTCGTGGTCAGCGATTTATCTACCCTCTGGGCGCTGGCAGAAATCGATGAAACTCAACTGTCGCAGATGAAAGTCGGGTTGCCTGTCGCGCTGCGCGTGGCCGCGTATCCGCAGGAATCCTTTCCCGGCACGGTCGTTTTTATCGGAGACATGCTCGACCCCAAAACCCGGCGCGTCACCGTGCGTTGCAGTGGTGGTGGTCGCCGAAGCCCCGGGGCTCGCTGCCGTCGAGGTCGAACAGCGCATCGCCTACCCTCTGGAAAGCGCCATGATGGGTGTTCCCGGCGCAGTACAGGTGCGCTCTCTGTCCAAATTCGGACTCGCGCTGATCACCATCGTGTTCGACGATCACGTTCCGCTCTACTTCGCCCGCCAACTCGTCACCGAGCGGCTCGCTGA
- a CDS encoding amidohydrolase family protein, with protein sequence MSAHSQSKSKAIRARLSHPVIDSDGHWREYEPLAMDYLREVGGPKVVEKWTSRIRALGQGSFAKLSKQEKRDQRAGQPPWWALATPNTLDTATSFIPRLMHDRLEDMGLDFAILYPSASQLFAPYLGDDELRQAGCRAFNRYAAETWAEFSDRVTPIGVIPMHTPQEAIAELEHCKSLGIKAVALGSLVRRSIPVMEQQGVSRRYAYWLDVLGIDSDYDYDPVWRKCEELGYPATFHSAAENMGLRNSITNFVYNHIGHFGEAGNAVCKALFLGGVTRRFPRMKFAFLEGGVAWGCSVFADLISHWEKRNGNVIQDLNPANLDRAKLGELIKQYGGEKMYRRWPEFEAQMISGMGSAVPEELDDFAACKIEKKEDLRDLFVPNFFFGCESDDPTLNYAFASKVNPFGAKLGALLSSDISHFDVPDMTEVLEEAWELVEEKGMSEEDFHAFAFGNAVKLWASLNPDFFKGTVVEAQVRKLQAATAQT encoded by the coding sequence ATGTCAGCGCACAGTCAATCAAAATCCAAGGCAATTCGGGCGCGTTTGAGTCATCCAGTGATCGACTCAGACGGCCACTGGCGGGAATATGAACCGCTCGCCATGGACTACCTCAGAGAAGTAGGCGGTCCCAAGGTCGTCGAGAAATGGACCTCGCGCATTCGGGCGTTAGGGCAAGGTTCGTTTGCGAAACTGAGCAAACAAGAGAAACGTGACCAGCGCGCCGGGCAGCCGCCGTGGTGGGCGTTAGCCACCCCCAATACGCTTGACACCGCGACGTCATTTATCCCTCGCCTCATGCACGATCGACTCGAAGACATGGGATTGGATTTTGCCATTCTCTATCCCTCCGCGTCGCAGTTATTCGCACCCTACCTGGGCGATGACGAACTACGCCAGGCTGGGTGTCGTGCCTTTAATCGGTACGCTGCCGAGACCTGGGCGGAGTTTTCCGATCGCGTGACACCGATCGGCGTCATCCCGATGCACACGCCGCAAGAGGCCATCGCCGAACTTGAGCATTGCAAGTCGCTGGGAATCAAAGCGGTGGCGCTCGGCAGTTTGGTCCGGCGCTCAATTCCGGTGATGGAACAGCAAGGCGTCAGCCGCCGTTATGCGTATTGGCTGGATGTGCTGGGCATCGACAGTGACTATGACTACGACCCGGTCTGGCGCAAGTGCGAGGAACTCGGCTATCCGGCGACGTTTCATTCCGCTGCCGAGAATATGGGATTACGCAATTCGATTACCAACTTTGTCTACAACCACATCGGCCACTTTGGCGAGGCCGGCAACGCGGTCTGTAAGGCGTTATTTCTTGGCGGCGTCACGCGCCGCTTCCCGCGTATGAAGTTCGCGTTTCTCGAAGGCGGCGTGGCCTGGGGATGCAGTGTGTTTGCCGATCTCATTTCGCATTGGGAGAAGCGCAACGGCAATGTCATTCAGGATCTCAACCCGGCAAATCTCGACCGCGCCAAGCTGGGCGAACTCATTAAGCAGTATGGTGGAGAAAAGATGTACCGCCGCTGGCCGGAGTTTGAAGCGCAGATGATCAGTGGCATGGGCAGCGCCGTACCCGAGGAACTCGACGACTTTGCCGCGTGCAAGATCGAGAAGAAAGAGGACCTCCGCGATCTATTCGTACCGAACTTCTTCTTCGGCTGTGAGTCCGACGATCCGACGCTGAACTATGCCTTTGCTTCCAAGGTCAATCCTTTCGGGGCTAAGCTCGGCGCGCTGCTGAGTTCCGACATTAGCCACTTCGACGTGCCGGACATGACCGAAGTTTTGGAGGAAGCCTGGGAGCTGGTGGAAGAGAAGGGCATGTCGGAAGAAGATTTCCATGCCTTCGCCTTTGGTAATGCGGTAAAGCTGTGGGCCAGCCTCAACCCGGACTTCTTCAAGGGTACGGTCGTGGAGGCACAGGTACGCAAACTCCAGGCTGCAACTGCTCAGACGTGA
- a CDS encoding efflux RND transporter permease subunit, translating into MFDDHVPLYFARQLVTERLAEARERLPAGISLTLGPVATAFGEIYQYLVVGKDSDAMTEKTVHDWEIRNRLRSVKGVSEVNSWGGLTKQFHVVVDPSKLEKYDVSLQQVFQAIVNNNASFGGGFIEHQSERYTVRGLGLVAGEDDLRHRARGGERRAGAGARCCRGCRRTDATPWCRHP; encoded by the coding sequence GTGTTCGACGATCACGTTCCGCTCTACTTCGCCCGCCAACTCGTCACCGAGCGGCTCGCTGAGGCCCGCGAGCGCTTGCCGGCGGGCATTTCCCTTACCCTCGGTCCGGTGGCAACCGCCTTCGGGGAAATCTACCAGTATCTCGTTGTCGGTAAAGACAGCGATGCCATGACGGAAAAAACCGTGCACGATTGGGAGATCCGTAATCGCCTGCGCTCGGTCAAAGGGGTAAGCGAAGTCAACTCGTGGGGCGGGTTGACGAAACAGTTTCATGTCGTTGTGGACCCAAGCAAGCTGGAAAAATACGATGTGTCTCTCCAGCAGGTATTTCAGGCCATCGTCAACAACAACGCCTCGTTTGGCGGCGGCTTCATCGAACATCAGTCGGAGCGCTATACCGTACGCGGACTCGGCCTCGTGGCCGGAGAAGACGACTTGCGGCATCGTGCTCGCGGCGGAGAACGGCGTGCCGGTGCTGGTGCAAGATGTTGCCGAGGTTGTCGTCGCACCGATGCCACGCCATGGTGCCGTCACCCATGA
- a CDS encoding efflux RND transporter permease subunit encodes MPVLVQDVAEVVVAPMPRHGAVTHDGVGESVSGMVILLKGENAKVVAARVKERIAEIVKTLPHELSLHPFYDQTEVIDRTTRTLLKNLLEGSLLVILVLFLFLRDVRAALLVAAVIPLAMLTGFIGMRAFGVSANLMSLGAIDFGLIVDGAVVMMENFLRHRGERPASPPSDSVAQRLQFFITAATEVARPVLFGVLIIVAVYLPIFTLEGLEGKMFRPMAITVCSAILGSLVLSLTAIPVLASLLLRSEGEEHEVNWFQRLRQRYLALLSTAMTYRLRTVSVGLLVVAVAIGSIPFLGTEFMPKLDEGSILIETRKLPSISLTDSVEISSRIERLLLRFPEVKQVVTKTGRPDLATEAMGIYQGDVYVILHPLEEWTAGRDKDALIQAMANALAEMPGVSANFTQPMAMRLDEVVSGVKADVAVKIFGPDFATLERLGQHLNVPFALVGGVAALWLRSLNLNLSASIGFIALFGVAVLNGLVLITAINHLREEGVTLREAILAGTSRRLKPVLMTALVAAFGFVPMALSHSAGAEVQRPLATVVIGGILTSTALTLIVLPCLYEWIEERVLRRAR; translated from the coding sequence GTGCCGGTGCTGGTGCAAGATGTTGCCGAGGTTGTCGTCGCACCGATGCCACGCCATGGTGCCGTCACCCATGACGGCGTAGGGGAAAGCGTCTCTGGCATGGTTATTCTGTTAAAAGGAGAAAACGCTAAGGTCGTTGCCGCCCGCGTCAAGGAACGCATCGCCGAAATCGTCAAAACCTTGCCACATGAGCTGTCCTTGCATCCGTTCTACGATCAGACCGAAGTCATCGACCGCACCACCCGCACCTTGCTCAAGAACCTGCTTGAAGGCTCCTTGCTGGTTATCCTGGTGCTGTTTCTGTTTCTCCGTGACGTGCGCGCGGCGCTGCTAGTCGCAGCAGTTATCCCGCTGGCCATGCTCACCGGCTTTATCGGCATGCGAGCGTTTGGGGTTTCCGCCAACCTCATGTCGCTGGGCGCGATCGATTTCGGGCTCATCGTCGATGGCGCGGTGGTCATGATGGAAAACTTCCTGCGTCATCGCGGGGAACGGCCGGCATCGCCTCCGTCCGACTCGGTGGCTCAACGGCTTCAGTTTTTTATTACCGCCGCCACGGAAGTCGCCCGCCCGGTGCTGTTCGGTGTGCTGATTATCGTCGCGGTCTATCTGCCCATCTTCACCCTCGAAGGACTCGAAGGCAAAATGTTCCGCCCCATGGCGATCACCGTGTGCTCCGCCATTCTGGGCTCCCTGGTGCTGTCGTTGACCGCCATTCCCGTGCTCGCTTCGCTCCTGCTGCGCAGCGAAGGAGAAGAACATGAAGTCAACTGGTTTCAGCGCTTGCGTCAGCGCTATCTGGCTCTGCTCTCCACCGCGATGACCTATCGTCTACGGACGGTAAGCGTTGGTCTGCTCGTCGTCGCGGTCGCGATCGGCTCCATCCCGTTTCTCGGCACCGAGTTCATGCCCAAACTCGACGAAGGCTCGATTCTCATCGAAACTCGCAAGTTGCCGTCAATCTCTTTGACCGATTCGGTGGAGATTTCCTCGCGCATCGAACGGCTCCTACTCCGTTTCCCCGAGGTCAAGCAAGTGGTCACCAAAACCGGTCGCCCGGACCTCGCCACCGAAGCGATGGGCATTTACCAAGGCGATGTCTACGTCATTTTGCATCCGCTGGAGGAGTGGACCGCCGGGCGGGATAAAGACGCACTGATCCAAGCGATGGCGAACGCGCTGGCGGAGATGCCGGGGGTCTCAGCGAATTTTACCCAACCCATGGCTATGCGACTGGATGAGGTGGTTTCTGGTGTGAAAGCCGATGTCGCGGTCAAGATTTTCGGCCCCGACTTCGCCACCTTGGAGCGCCTCGGTCAGCATTTGAACGTACCGTTCGCTTTAGTAGGCGGCGTGGCCGCGTTGTGGCTGCGGTCGCTCAACCTCAACCTCTCGGCGTCCATCGGGTTTATTGCTCTTTTTGGAGTGGCCGTCTTGAACGGCCTGGTGCTCATCACCGCCATCAACCATCTACGAGAAGAAGGCGTCACATTGCGCGAGGCGATTCTTGCCGGCACTAGTCGGCGACTCAAGCCGGTGCTGATGACCGCGCTCGTCGCCGCGTTCGGCTTCGTCCCGATGGCGCTATCTCACAGTGCCGGAGCCGAGGTGCAACGCCCGCTCGCGACCGTGGTCATCGGTGGCATCCTGACCTCAACCGCGCTGACCTTGATCGTCTTGCCGTGTCTCTATGAGTGGATTGAGGAGCGGGTGTTGCGGCGGGCACGTTAG
- a CDS encoding alpha/beta hydrolase: MTAQFTDRFVTANGLKFHYLDWGSPDKPPMVLLHGVGQTCHTWDLFAAAMSPHFHVMAFDQRGHGDSDWAADRDYSRKSMVKDAEAFTRELGLGQFFLLGMSMGGANSLSFTGNYSDRVKALVVVDVGPRVESTGVQHIRDFMKNFKEFNDLDEAAATIHKFNPRRPLEIIRKYTCVYNLKQLPSGKWTWKYDTYFSEGHSRIDVKQMHDELTADVKKITCPTLVVRGGESDVFSLDGARELQEAIPGSEFALVPKAGHSVMGDNPPGFEAAVRGFYLKNGYLSA; the protein is encoded by the coding sequence ATGACAGCACAATTCACCGATCGGTTCGTGACCGCTAATGGCCTCAAGTTTCACTATCTGGACTGGGGGAGTCCCGACAAGCCGCCCATGGTGCTTTTGCACGGCGTCGGACAGACGTGCCACACGTGGGATCTGTTCGCCGCCGCGATGTCGCCCCACTTTCATGTCATGGCGTTCGACCAGCGTGGGCATGGCGACTCGGATTGGGCGGCGGATCGAGACTATTCACGGAAATCCATGGTGAAGGATGCCGAGGCGTTTACTCGCGAACTTGGGTTGGGGCAGTTCTTCCTCCTCGGCATGTCCATGGGCGGTGCGAATTCGTTGTCGTTTACCGGCAATTATTCCGACCGCGTCAAGGCGCTAGTGGTTGTCGATGTCGGGCCGCGGGTGGAGAGCACCGGGGTGCAACATATCCGTGACTTCATGAAGAATTTTAAGGAGTTCAACGACCTGGATGAAGCTGCGGCTACCATCCACAAGTTCAATCCGCGCCGACCGCTGGAAATCATTCGTAAGTACACCTGTGTGTACAATCTGAAGCAGCTCCCGAGCGGCAAGTGGACGTGGAAGTACGACACCTATTTTAGCGAGGGTCATAGCCGCATCGACGTGAAACAAATGCACGACGAGCTGACTGCCGATGTCAAAAAGATTACCTGCCCGACGTTGGTGGTCCGAGGCGGAGAAAGCGACGTGTTTTCGCTGGATGGCGCCCGCGAACTGCAAGAGGCGATTCCTGGCTCGGAGTTCGCCCTGGTGCCCAAGGCCGGCCACTCGGTGATGGGCGATAACCCGCCGGGGTTCGAAGCCGCCGTGCGTGGGTTTTACCTGAAGAACGGCTATTTGTCGGCGTAA
- a CDS encoding DUF2442 domain-containing protein, translating to MSHPIYRVLAFEKLAPYTLRIEFDDGMERLIDFQPVLAGELYGPLCDPTVFNQVRLDPEVRTLVWPNGADFDPATLHDWPQHFDALLARARQWEAEIDGEQEHA from the coding sequence ATGAGTCATCCCATTTATCGTGTTCTCGCCTTTGAAAAATTGGCTCCGTACACCCTGCGAATCGAATTCGACGATGGAATGGAACGCCTTATCGACTTCCAACCCGTTCTCGCGGGAGAACTCTATGGACCATTATGTGATCCGACGGTATTCAACCAAGTCCGACTCGATCCCGAGGTCCGGACTTTAGTCTGGCCCAACGGGGCCGATTTCGACCCGGCGACATTGCATGACTGGCCGCAACATTTCGATGCGCTTCTGGCTCGCGCTCGACAATGGGAAGCTGAGATCGACGGTGAGCAAGAACACGCCTAA
- a CDS encoding histidinol phosphate phosphatase: MDDILSAAIDAAKAAGDIALHYFRTNLTVETKADRTPVTRADRECESRIVEILSARFPDIGFLGEEHGERLGQRNARWIVDPIDGTKNFIRGIPFFATLIALEEDGEVTAGVMHAPAMNDLLYARKGQGAFANGNKVHVSDVSALDQAMLIHGGLKDLKTRPCWPAFLRLVDGTARQRGFGDALGHSVVICGQAEVVLEPEIKPWDVAASKIIVTEAGGRFSDFAGSPSIYTGSAVISNGLVHQAVLDILGG, encoded by the coding sequence ATGGACGACATTCTCTCTGCCGCTATCGACGCGGCTAAAGCCGCGGGTGACATTGCCCTCCATTATTTCCGCACCAACCTGACGGTGGAAACGAAGGCGGATCGTACGCCGGTGACGCGCGCGGATCGGGAGTGCGAATCGCGAATCGTCGAGATCTTGAGTGCGCGTTTCCCCGACATCGGCTTTCTCGGCGAGGAGCACGGCGAGCGGCTCGGACAAAGAAACGCACGCTGGATCGTCGATCCCATCGATGGCACCAAGAACTTCATTCGCGGGATTCCTTTCTTTGCCACCCTAATCGCTTTGGAAGAAGACGGCGAAGTGACCGCCGGCGTGATGCATGCGCCGGCGATGAACGATCTGCTGTACGCACGCAAAGGGCAGGGCGCATTTGCCAACGGTAACAAGGTCCACGTCTCCGATGTGTCTGCATTGGACCAGGCCATGCTCATCCATGGCGGGCTCAAAGACTTGAAAACTCGTCCTTGCTGGCCGGCTTTCTTACGGCTTGTCGATGGCACGGCGCGGCAACGCGGATTCGGCGATGCTTTGGGCCACAGCGTGGTAATTTGTGGACAAGCCGAAGTCGTCTTGGAGCCTGAGATCAAGCCTTGGGATGTGGCCGCCAGCAAGATCATCGTGACGGAAGCCGGCGGTCGGTTTTCCGATTTCGCCGGATCGCCTTCTATTTACACCGGGAGCGCCGTGATCTCGAACGGACTCGTGCATCAGGCGGTGCTCGACATTCTTGGCGGATGA
- a CDS encoding SDR family oxidoreductase, with translation MDLGLKGKVVVVGGASKGIGKATALVFAREGARVAISARDPNQLQTTAEEIRQATGAEILAIPGDLSQASATEQLIDETVKRFGTVHVVVANTGGPPLGGFSNMSDADWESAFSLNFLSTVRLFRRALPHMQKQNWGRLLSVMSMSVKEPIDGLILSNGVRPAVVGMAKTLTREVGKYNITVNTVLPGRILTDRLRGGIAARAQRANKSFEQAMEDSGADVPLGRIGNPEEMANVVVFLASESASYVNGVSIQVDGGLVRGLL, from the coding sequence ATGGATCTGGGATTGAAAGGGAAAGTCGTAGTCGTTGGCGGCGCCAGCAAAGGCATCGGCAAAGCCACGGCGCTGGTGTTCGCCCGTGAAGGTGCGCGTGTCGCAATCAGCGCGCGCGATCCGAACCAGTTGCAAACTACGGCGGAGGAAATTCGTCAGGCGACCGGTGCGGAGATTCTCGCTATTCCCGGCGACCTGTCGCAAGCGTCGGCGACGGAACAGTTGATCGACGAGACGGTGAAGCGTTTCGGTACGGTCCATGTCGTGGTGGCCAACACCGGCGGGCCGCCGCTGGGTGGGTTTAGCAACATGTCGGATGCGGACTGGGAAAGCGCGTTTTCCCTGAATTTCCTCAGCACCGTGCGTCTCTTCCGCAGAGCCCTGCCGCATATGCAAAAGCAAAACTGGGGGCGGCTGTTGAGTGTGATGTCCATGTCGGTGAAGGAACCGATCGATGGCTTGATCCTCTCGAACGGGGTGCGACCTGCGGTGGTGGGCATGGCTAAAACCCTTACTCGGGAAGTGGGGAAATACAACATCACGGTGAACACGGTCCTTCCCGGGCGTATTCTCACCGATCGCTTGCGTGGGGGGATTGCCGCGCGGGCGCAGCGCGCCAACAAGTCCTTCGAGCAAGCGATGGAAGACAGCGGTGCCGATGTCCCGCTCGGTCGCATCGGCAACCCTGAGGAAATGGCCAATGTTGTGGTGTTCCTCGCCTCGGAATCGGCCAGCTATGTGAACGGCGTGAGCATCCAGGTCGATGGTGGCTTGGTGAGAGGGCTGCTGTAG